A window of Salmo trutta unplaced genomic scaffold, fSalTru1.1, whole genome shotgun sequence contains these coding sequences:
- the LOC115182341 gene encoding growth hormone secretagogue receptor type 1-like has product MDVSALGSGSSCSEDCVVGSGCLEDCGNQSDRTDWEWEDFSGAELVCVTAVCVLLLALGITGNMLTILVVWLRPHLRSTTYLYLSSMAVSDLLILLLMPLDLYYKLWRFRPWDLGDTVCKLSVFISESCTYSSILHITALSLERYLAVCRPLTAKTLVTRTRVRTLIGCLWVVSVISAGPVFAMVGVEELGGGEGESECRCTDYAVSSGLLGAMMWLSNLYFLVPLGILGVVYGLIGRKLWLRPQRSSRDRAQRHTIKMLGMIVLAFVLCWLPFHVGRTLFSVTLGSSADMYYISQYFNLVSFVLFYLSAAVNPILYNTMSARYRHAVRSLLLYADSLGSGS; this is encoded by the exons ATGGACGTGTCAGCGCTGGGCAGTGGGAGCAGCTGTTCAGAGGATTGTGTGGTAGGGTCTGGCTGTCTGGAGGACTGTGGGAACCAGAGTGACCGGACTGACTGGGAATGGGAGGACTTCAGTGGGGCTGAGCTGGTGTGtgtgacagctgtgtgtgtgctgctgctggCCCTGGGCATCACAGGAAATATGTTAACCATCCTGGTAGTTTGGCTCCGGCCACACCTGAGAAGCACCACCTACCTCTACCTGAGTAGTATGGCCGTCTCCGACCTCCTCATACTGCTTCTGATGCCTTTAGATCTGTACTACAAG CTGTGGAGGTTCCGGCCCTGGGATCTGGGTGATACAGTGTGTAAGCTGAGTGTGTTCATCAGTGAGAGTTGTACCTACTCCTCCATCCTCCACATCACCGCCCTTTCTCTGGAGCGCTACCTCGCTGTCTGTCGACCACTCACAGCCAAGACACTGGTCACACGGACCCGCGTCCGCACTCTCATTGGCTGCCTGTGGGTTGTGTCCGTGATCAGCGCCGGGCCGGTGTTTGCTATGGTAGGGGTAGAGGagctggggggaggagagggggagagcgagtgTCGCTGTACGGACTACGCCGTCTCCTCAGGCCTGCTGGGGGCCATGATGTGGCTCTCCAACCTCTACTTCCTGGTGCCGCTGGGCATTCTGGGAGTTGTGTATGGCTTGATCGGCAGGAAGCTATGGCTCCGCCCACAACGCAGCAGCCGAGACCGCGCCCAGCGACACACCATCAAGATGCTAG ggaTGATCGTGCTGGCGTTTGTTCTGTGTTGGCTGCCATTCCACGTTGGTCGGACGTTGTTCTCTGTGACGCTGGGCTCCAGCGCTGATATGTACTACATCTCTCAGTACTTTAACCTGGTCTCCTTTGTGTTGTTCTACCTCAGTGCTGCTGTCAACCCTATCCTCTACAACACCATGTCAGCACGCTACCGCCACGCTGTCCGCAGCCTGCT
- the LOC115182338 gene encoding protein phosphatase 1 regulatory subunit 35 isoform X1, protein MTRVGPLQQRPPAGCSDPDIRLVPLPAPVPLVPASLLRCPELDLSLPLSPDPPRPNPASLLRGRRHRQVRFASEEPVVVTLIAEPSKDPPPWQCPGHSSSYSKGKRLHGGDLRWRARSATNEKAPCEERGGSLPEGAELNTTLALRAELDNVAGAEFNSQKAVQEQLQKSDRTKNSISARATEGVNVPPSQHLYRALVSVNVEEEELISQALHDRLQLVSPKCSHGNKKEDSPDLQVFFRGDLLREKPLLPGDEITIPRPQPIPRPADTTFDLYHRHTCWEAGP, encoded by the exons ATGACCAGAGTAGGTCCCCTGCAGCAGCGTCCTCCAGCAGGGTGCAGTGACCCAGACATCCGGCTGGTCCCCCTGCCTGCCCCGGTGCCCCTGGTCCCCGCTAGCCTCCTGCGGTGCCCGGAACTggacctgtctctccccctcagcCCAGACCCGCCACGGCCCAACCCGGCTAGCCTGCTGAGAGGACGCAGGCACCGGCAG GTGCGATTTGCCTCCGAGGAGCCTGTGGTTGTCACGTTGATAGCAGAGCCTAGCAAAGACCCTCCACCTTGGCAATGCCCTGGACACTCCAGCAGTTACTCAAAGGGGAAAAGACTCCATG GTGGAGATCTGCGTTGGAGGGCAAGGTCAGCAACCAATGAGAAGGCTCCCTGTGAGGAGAGGGGTGGCAGCCTCCCTGAAGGGGCGGAGTTAAATACTACTCTGGCTCTGAGGGCTGAGCTAGATAATGTGGCAGGGGCAGAGTTTAACTCCCAGAAGGCCGTGCAGGAGCAACTACAGAAGTCAGACAGAACCAAGAACAGCATCAGCGCCCGGGCTACGGAGG GGGTGAACGTCCCTCCATCCCAGCACCTCTACAGGGCATTGGTCAGTGtgaatgtggaggaggaggagcttaTCAGCCAGGCTCTACATGACAGGCTTCAGCTGGTCTCGCCCAAATGCAGCCATGGCAACAAG AAAGAGGACAGTCCTGACCTGCAGGTTTTCTTCAGGGGGGATCTGTTGAGAGAGAAGCCCCTCCTACCAGGGGACGAGATTACCATACCACGCCCCCAGCCCATCCCACGCCCCGCAGACACAACCTTCGACCTCTACCACAGACACACATGCTGGGAAGCtggaccctga
- the LOC115182338 gene encoding protein phosphatase 1 regulatory subunit 35 isoform X2, producing the protein MTRVGPLQQRPPAGCSDPDIRLVPLPAPVPLVPASLLRCPELDLSLPLSPDPPRPNPASLLRGRRHRQVRFASEEPVVVTLIAEPSKDPPPWQCPGHSSSYSKGKRLHGGDLRWRARSATNEKAPCEERGGSLPEGAELNTTLALRAELDNVAGAEFNSQKAVQEQLQKSDRTKNSISARATEGVNVPPSQHLYRALVSVNVEEEELISQALHDRLQLVSPKCSHGNKAGPSHWPHQITFTCV; encoded by the exons ATGACCAGAGTAGGTCCCCTGCAGCAGCGTCCTCCAGCAGGGTGCAGTGACCCAGACATCCGGCTGGTCCCCCTGCCTGCCCCGGTGCCCCTGGTCCCCGCTAGCCTCCTGCGGTGCCCGGAACTggacctgtctctccccctcagcCCAGACCCGCCACGGCCCAACCCGGCTAGCCTGCTGAGAGGACGCAGGCACCGGCAG GTGCGATTTGCCTCCGAGGAGCCTGTGGTTGTCACGTTGATAGCAGAGCCTAGCAAAGACCCTCCACCTTGGCAATGCCCTGGACACTCCAGCAGTTACTCAAAGGGGAAAAGACTCCATG GTGGAGATCTGCGTTGGAGGGCAAGGTCAGCAACCAATGAGAAGGCTCCCTGTGAGGAGAGGGGTGGCAGCCTCCCTGAAGGGGCGGAGTTAAATACTACTCTGGCTCTGAGGGCTGAGCTAGATAATGTGGCAGGGGCAGAGTTTAACTCCCAGAAGGCCGTGCAGGAGCAACTACAGAAGTCAGACAGAACCAAGAACAGCATCAGCGCCCGGGCTACGGAGG GGGTGAACGTCCCTCCATCCCAGCACCTCTACAGGGCATTGGTCAGTGtgaatgtggaggaggaggagcttaTCAGCCAGGCTCTACATGACAGGCTTCAGCTGGTCTCGCCCAAATGCAGCCATGGCAACAAGGCAGGTCCCTCTCACTGGCCCCATCAGATTacatttacgtgtgtgt AA